From Paenibacillus polymyxa, the proteins below share one genomic window:
- a CDS encoding class I SAM-dependent methyltransferase, translating into MIRISHLVHERLMFLFKFLYSPAYVGSVTPSSRFLAKNMIESIPWSDVHAVAELGAGTGAITQYIPSTTKIQPKVLLFEKDPTMQQSLKRRFPNYLCYSDSRELQLAMKNAQIEQLDCIISGLPFFNFPQAMRDQIVEQIHRSLRDGGMFVAFQYSKQMKQQLGEWFDIEEIKFVPMNVPPAFVYVCRKKA; encoded by the coding sequence ATGATCCGTATTAGTCATTTAGTTCACGAGAGACTTATGTTCCTATTCAAATTTTTGTACTCGCCTGCATATGTGGGTAGCGTAACACCCAGTTCCAGATTTTTAGCTAAAAATATGATAGAATCCATTCCATGGAGTGATGTTCATGCCGTGGCTGAGCTTGGGGCTGGAACAGGCGCAATTACCCAATACATCCCGTCTACGACAAAAATTCAACCTAAGGTTTTGCTCTTTGAGAAGGACCCGACCATGCAGCAGAGTTTAAAAAGAAGATTCCCGAATTATCTGTGCTATTCCGACTCGCGTGAGCTTCAGCTTGCTATGAAAAATGCTCAAATTGAACAGCTTGACTGTATAATCAGCGGGCTGCCATTCTTCAACTTTCCACAAGCGATGCGAGATCAAATCGTAGAACAAATTCATCGGTCACTCAGGGATGGAGGGATGTTTGTCGCCTTTCAATACTCTAAACAGATGAAACAGCAGTTAGGTGAATGGTTTGATATTGAAGAAATCAAGTTTGTACCTATGAATGTTCCACCCGCATTCGTGTATGTATGCCGAAAGAAAGCTTAA
- a CDS encoding DedA family protein: MDVEYLISIIEQYGYAALFFSLWLGIVGLPIPDEVIVMTGGAVTSMGILHPLPAFLIVYLGVVSGLSLGYVLGRSLGTPILDRLRRKKKMDKYITFSENLVHKYGNFTICISYLLPIVRHIVPYIVGINKMSFKRYALFSYSTGLIWTLIFFLLGRLFGDHVQAAGELIHRYGLQVALLLIMLTIIFFIMKFVWGKKTTED, translated from the coding sequence ATGGATGTTGAATATTTGATTTCCATTATCGAACAATATGGCTATGCAGCATTATTCTTCTCTCTATGGCTCGGAATTGTGGGACTGCCCATTCCAGACGAAGTTATAGTGATGACTGGCGGGGCCGTAACAAGCATGGGGATACTTCATCCGTTACCTGCTTTTTTAATTGTATATCTCGGGGTTGTATCAGGCCTATCCTTAGGTTATGTGTTGGGGAGAAGCTTGGGTACACCCATTTTGGATCGTTTGCGCCGGAAGAAGAAAATGGACAAGTACATTACTTTTTCAGAAAATTTAGTACATAAGTATGGAAACTTCACGATATGCATCAGCTACTTGCTACCGATCGTTCGCCACATTGTCCCTTATATTGTGGGGATCAATAAAATGAGTTTTAAGCGCTACGCTCTATTCTCTTATTCAACGGGCTTGATTTGGACGCTGATCTTCTTTTTGCTCGGACGTCTCTTTGGCGATCATGTACAAGCAGCAGGAGAATTGATTCATCGTTATGGCTTGCAGGTGGCACTGCTTCTCATCATGCTGACAATTATATTTTTTATAATGAAATTCGTGTGGGGGAAGAAAACAACGGAGGATTAG
- a CDS encoding putative holin-like toxin, protein MFGMFILALLTYMKKK, encoded by the coding sequence ATGTTTGGTATGTTCATTTTGGCGTTACTTACCTACATGAAAAAGAAATAG